gatatatattgaagttagcatgctatccaGCTAGCCCCCAGCCCGTTTGTATGTGAAGAGTTTATAGTAAACAACACCTACTACTGCTAACAATAGCAGTAGTTAGCAGCAGGTAGAGGTTACTCTGTGACATTGTGCCCTGgtttgaattcaacaggtggcccattctaacatattgcacctttaaaacaccCATGCAGTACCACACAATAACCGTAATAACTAATGCTGTAATTTGCTACCACCtgtcttgtttgtctgcagcttgACGGCGAAGCCTTGTGGTGACGATGGTCCCGGGAGGCTGGAGCGGAACTCCCTTCGCCTCCCTGGATTGGAGCCCTTAGACGCCTCCACGCCTCAAGGGGAGGACCTGCCTTCCCCTCTCGGCTCTCAGAACTCCGCCTGCATGGTATTTAGGATGAGAATTTTCTGTACTCTTAATTGTGCACGtctaaacattttcacaattttttattttttttttgtatcaccCTCTGAGCAGGAAGACTCCCGGACCTCCCCTACTCAGCAGCGCAGTCCTGCTCCCGCACTGGACCGCCTTGCTCCAGAACGGGTTTCCAAGCGCTCCTCGCTCTCCCTGGACCTCAACGCCAACGAGAACGGCGTGACCGAACCGAGCGGTTCTGAAAGCGTAGAAGACGGTGAGGGGACTGAGCCCGGGACCTGGAGGATTCTTGAGctcatgttttttgtatttttgttgtttttaaatattttccttctatgtttttttttttcttcatcagtggAGGAGCGAGTGGGTTTGCCAGAGGTGCAGGGTCGACTTTATCTGAACAAGGTCTTCCACATCAGCGCTAAGAAGATGTTTGAGCTGCTGTTCACTGAGTCCAGCTTCATCCGCAGGTTCATGAACATCAGGAAGACGACCAGTAAGCCTGCTTTTAATTTAGATCTAAAAGCAAAACCATTAACATTGTTGCTTATCGTTACGCAACTTATCTTTATTGGCCCTCTTTCGTAAGTTATAAAGTCACATTGTTGTGTGTCACTCCTGAAACTAACTTATCAGCAGGTTCCAGCTGATTAAAGGGGCACCGCATTATAAACACTGAATTGTAATGTTTACAATATCAggtaatgaggtaataatacaaactcaaatatttaCGAataagctgctctcagaggaaaataaggtccccagcACACTGTttgcagggtccgccacaaataaTCAAAGTAAAACGATATGAATTATGTtcaatttcagtttatttattcagtcatgaaaacaaagttagTTCATCTAGTTTGTTGAGGCATACAAAAATCAGCAATGAAGACTTTTATCatcagattgatttttttttctgcccaaaAGTGACtaatgcaccttttttttaagGCGTCTTGTGTAACATCGTCTTTTGTGTTATCAGACGCCAGCAGTACTGCCTGGCAAAAGGACGCCTCGGGAAACATGAAGAGGAGCCTGAACTACACAATAGCCATCAGCAACCCTCTGATTGGCAAGTCCTCCACCGCCACAGAGAACCAGGTGTGTTTACAAATCAGTGTGAATGGCGTGTTTGCGCTTTGAATGGATGAATCGTGGCTTAACGCACGTTTTGTGCTCTAATAACCTGTCAGACGCTGTACAAAGAATCCCGGGACGGCCATTACTACCTCTTGGACTCGGAGGTGTACACTCACGACGTTCCCTACCACGACTACTTCTACACTCAAAACCGGTACTACATCATACGTAACTCGAAGAAGAAGTGTCGGCTAAGGTAAGGTATTATCATTCAATCGGGTTATGTTCTctattttcttaatttattgattttattttataattttttaggtgactgacattttaaaatgtgtgttgtgcTTCCAGGGTCTACACCGATGTGAAATACAAGAAGCAGCCATGGGGCCTGGTCAAGTCCTTTATCACCAAAAACTCCTGGAGCGGCATTGAAGATTACTTCAGACAGCTGGGTGAGGAGAAAGCCCAGTTCACACACTGTAGACGCAGACGAGAGCACTTCCCTGTCtcctgtcctcagtgtgtggtttatttttaatctctGATCTGATATGAACGGTTTATTTCAGCACACGCCaggctgtgctgcagtgaaTCATATCACAGCTGCATTTGCAAGGAAAGAGAAAGGGGATGTAGAGTTATCAGCCATTGTAACTGTGTAAAATGTGCAGGTTTCTTGTTCATTAGTTGTTTATTAAGCAGACGTGCTTTCCACCGTAATTTGAATAAATCAGCATCTACATGCAGATACTTGTACGACatgctgtttttccactgtCCCCTCAAATTGCCCCGTGTTTATGTCGACACTGCACAGAAgcggagctgctggaggaggaagcagagatgAACCAGGGAGGTGGAGACTCTGGGAAGATGAGTGGGCTTCGGAGGAGGAGGCGCACCTACAGTCGGACTCTGCCGGAGCACATGAAGCCCAGCAAGCAGTACGGGCAGGACCCCGAGCAGCACAGAGACGCCAACATGGgtacatgacatcacactgtgaaTGATGGCTTTAAAGGGACTGTTTGAGCATCAGCTAGGAGGCAGTtcacttagcttagcataaagctTGGAAGCAGGGAAAACAGCACAGCTAAAGTTCATGTTGTatctcctttcctctttttctaagtataaaaaaacacagcattttgttgtttttacaaagaGTTTTAGTACTCAAAGTATTGAACTTGAGTATCTCTGTTGAAAAACGATGCACACCAGTGAAAAACTTTTACTAATTGATTGATCTGTCTACATTTCAGGTCCAATAGAAATGAAAGGCTCACATAGATGGAGCACCACGACAATAGTGGCCGGGATGAGTGTGATGTAAGTAAACAAAGGActctgtgaaagtgtttttttattgtgttaaatGGAAGGCTAAGAGTTGACCTGAGAATTTTAATCTCAATTTTGGTTTTAATTGGATCCGAATTGCCTATATTGCAAAGAAAGTCAACGCGTCTAACTTTTGTCTGTGCTCATCTCTGGTGTATGCTCGGCCCCTCCAACCCTTTGCGGTCGCCGATTAAATTAAGCTGTGTGCTCTCCGTCCGTTTTCAGATT
This is a stretch of genomic DNA from Acanthopagrus latus isolate v.2019 chromosome 19, fAcaLat1.1, whole genome shotgun sequence. It encodes these proteins:
- the gramd1c gene encoding protein Aster-C yields the protein MDQISILSGLGSDITDESTSLVDVRWSSDEDESSDHQGQCLAAPQAPQPTYKLRLDEFKKLFKELPESERLLLDYPCALQRDILLQGRLYLSQGWLCFYSNVFWSTKITLTLKDIVTMTREKTARLIPNAIQVCTSTEKLFFTSFSAREKSFQGVFRMWQNTLLEKPLSSSEFWQMVKQHYGYDLGLSHEEMESLQIAAESNMQTSLTAKPCGDDGPGRLERNSLRLPGLEPLDASTPQGEDLPSPLGSQNSACMEDSRTSPTQQRSPAPALDRLAPERVSKRSSLSLDLNANENGVTEPSGSESVEDVEERVGLPEVQGRLYLNKVFHISAKKMFELLFTESSFIRRFMNIRKTTNASSTAWQKDASGNMKRSLNYTIAISNPLIGKSSTATENQTLYKESRDGHYYLLDSEVYTHDVPYHDYFYTQNRYYIIRNSKKKCRLRVYTDVKYKKQPWGLVKSFITKNSWSGIEDYFRQLEAELLEEEAEMNQGGGDSGKMSGLRRRRRTYSRTLPEHMKPSKQYGQDPEQHRDANMGPIEMKGSHRWSTTTIVAGMSVILLILTLMNLGLFFKLWAMEDVAHRMYLTTKHRLRERAEASLAPEYGPRQGHVYRSTEDMQLLKTVLQDSINLLEQLRSSLVVLQQNFAMANRTAAPQ